A single Leptolyngbya ohadii IS1 DNA region contains:
- a CDS encoding resolvase, which yields MDDLLNSQLNAHLDSYANGQVNSQINSQLNAQAAAQGLMTVEAVQKALNRSRASVYRYANTNPSDLNPSYDPRKLNPELRVNKDDPLLFHPNEVARFAQDVLGIKQVTIEVQQPSETVTHDLLRAILSELQSLRAALNDRSSV from the coding sequence ATGGATGATTTGTTGAATTCCCAGCTAAACGCACATCTCGATAGCTACGCCAATGGGCAGGTTAATAGCCAGATTAATAGCCAGCTCAACGCTCAGGCGGCGGCTCAGGGGCTAATGACGGTTGAAGCTGTTCAAAAGGCACTGAATCGATCGCGGGCATCGGTCTATCGCTACGCCAATACCAATCCGTCTGACCTGAATCCATCCTATGATCCCCGGAAACTCAATCCCGAACTGCGGGTTAACAAAGACGATCCCCTGCTGTTTCACCCGAATGAGGTTGCTCGCTTTGCTCAAGATGTCCTGGGGATCAAACAGGTGACAATCGAGGTTCAGCAGCCTAGTGAAACCGTTACCCATGACCTTCTGCGGGCTATTCTCAGCGAGCTTCAGAGCCTTCGAGCTGCGTTAAACGATCGATCGTCTGTGTAA
- a CDS encoding salt stress protein, Slr1339 family has protein sequence MADPIEELLKQIQQNETARSCSAASPSADSLPSNLSSDLPLPTDPSKPKPIDHLLAEIEGKPAVTPVPLSEEPLQSGHSTPLEAAKPARPSNPHSVDALLSQLDGTVKNLPPSQPPILPIAPSQPRPTAPKPNPPKPVPSPNPQSPNPQSLNPQKNSQIEKQRRRQAIERKAQEWLKNLDPHGGEAHFFEKLSENYPSRLEAAIDFLGLEQE, from the coding sequence ATGGCAGACCCGATCGAAGAGCTATTGAAACAGATTCAGCAGAACGAGACAGCCCGATCTTGCTCCGCTGCCAGTCCTTCTGCTGATTCACTGCCGTCTAACCTCTCCTCCGATCTGCCGCTGCCAACCGATCCGTCAAAGCCGAAACCGATCGATCATCTGCTGGCGGAAATTGAAGGCAAACCTGCGGTTACACCCGTTCCGCTATCCGAGGAGCCGCTGCAATCTGGTCATAGTACTCCTTTGGAAGCTGCTAAACCAGCCCGACCGTCCAATCCCCATTCAGTAGATGCATTGCTGTCCCAGCTTGACGGCACGGTGAAAAACTTGCCTCCATCGCAGCCCCCGATTTTACCGATCGCCCCATCACAACCTCGACCCACTGCACCAAAACCAAATCCTCCAAAACCTGTTCCGTCCCCTAACCCACAGTCTCCTAACCCACAGTCCCTGAACCCACAGAAAAACTCGCAAATCGAAAAACAAAGGCGAAGACAGGCGATCGAGCGGAAGGCGCAGGAGTGGCTAAAAAATCTTGACCCCCACGGCGGCGAGGCACACTTTTTTGAGAAGCTGTCGGAAAATTACCCTTCTCGCTTAGAAGCGGCGATCGACTTCTTGGGTTTGGAGCAGGAATGA
- a CDS encoding response regulator transcription factor: protein MKILLVEDDPIQLEPLKAALIKSGHGVDAVQEGEIARRLMGERHYDLLILDWMLPQVSGVQLCQQYRQMGKNAPVLFLTAKDTIHDKITGLDVGADDYLVKPVNLMELLARVRALGRRSPLWTGDILTIGDLELHLTTLTVKRQEQSIQLSGREFQLMEYLMRHPRQVVSRDQIEQALWEWDMEPESKAVTILIHRLRQRLQAVGAEDWLQTVYGMGYCLSVPE from the coding sequence ATGAAAATCCTGTTGGTGGAAGACGATCCAATTCAGCTAGAGCCGTTGAAGGCGGCATTAATCAAATCCGGGCATGGGGTTGATGCGGTTCAGGAAGGCGAAATTGCCCGGAGGCTGATGGGCGAGCGGCACTACGATTTGCTGATTCTGGACTGGATGCTGCCCCAGGTGAGCGGGGTTCAGCTTTGTCAGCAGTATCGGCAGATGGGAAAAAATGCTCCGGTGCTGTTTCTGACGGCAAAGGATACCATTCATGACAAGATTACGGGGCTGGATGTGGGAGCCGATGATTATCTCGTGAAGCCTGTGAACCTGATGGAGCTGCTGGCGCGGGTGCGGGCACTGGGAAGACGATCGCCCTTATGGACAGGAGATATTTTGACGATCGGCGATCTGGAACTGCATTTGACCACGCTGACGGTAAAGCGACAGGAACAGTCGATTCAGCTTTCGGGGCGCGAATTTCAGCTGATGGAGTATCTGATGCGCCATCCGCGTCAGGTGGTTTCCCGCGACCAGATCGAGCAGGCGCTCTGGGAATGGGACATGGAACCGGAAAGCAAAGCCGTCACCATTTTGATTCATCGGCTGCGGCAGCGACTTCAGGCTGTGGGCGCGGAGGACTGGCTGCAAACGGTCTATGGGATGGGCTATTGTCTGAGTGTGCCGGAATAG
- a CDS encoding sensor histidine kinase — protein sequence MTMFNRSRSNLASWFTLSMGSILVVFAGILYLREAQDRLRRFDQSLYDTSRIMAAGVENYVYQNRERTDLENVPVLGSDALPLSSNLTFARWYTTDKQLLQFSGEVPSATLDTPEGFQTLLFRDPATDRPFRLRQLTLPVYHSDRLVGYLQIGSSLRAVEVPLQQLRAFLAVVVPLALGTIALTGWLLGGRAMQPIRRSYQQLQQFTADASHELRTPIAGILSHAQVGLMEPVDPEEQHDRLKTIAGVAESMSLLVSQLLFLARHEGQLSPEMRKPVDLVQLTQPMLENYRAQIQSKQQTLHAELPESVLILAEPDLLRQAIANLLTNAHRYTPQGGTIEVQLSSGNRRAVLQVKDNGTGIDASDLPRIFDRFYRADRVRSRQTGGFGLGLAIAKQVVEAHDGEITVESTPGEGSTFSITLPLLQNLP from the coding sequence ATGACGATGTTTAACCGCAGCCGCAGCAATCTGGCATCCTGGTTCACCCTGTCGATGGGGAGTATTTTGGTGGTATTTGCGGGAATTCTGTACCTGCGGGAGGCACAGGATCGGCTGCGGCGGTTCGACCAATCTCTGTACGATACAAGCCGGATTATGGCAGCAGGGGTTGAGAATTACGTTTATCAGAACCGGGAGCGCACCGACTTAGAGAACGTACCTGTACTGGGCAGCGATGCCCTTCCCCTCAGCAGCAATTTGACCTTTGCCCGATGGTACACAACCGATAAGCAGTTGCTTCAGTTCAGCGGCGAAGTTCCCTCTGCCACGCTCGACACGCCGGAAGGCTTTCAAACGCTGCTATTTAGAGATCCCGCAACCGATCGCCCTTTTCGACTAAGACAGCTCACCCTCCCCGTCTATCACAGCGATCGTCTGGTGGGCTATTTGCAGATTGGGTCTTCCCTGCGAGCCGTCGAGGTTCCGTTGCAGCAGCTTCGGGCATTTTTGGCAGTGGTGGTGCCGCTGGCACTGGGGACGATCGCCCTGACGGGATGGCTTCTGGGGGGAAGGGCAATGCAGCCGATTCGACGGTCCTACCAGCAGCTTCAGCAGTTTACCGCCGATGCTTCCCACGAACTGCGAACCCCGATCGCTGGAATTCTCAGCCATGCCCAGGTGGGACTAATGGAACCCGTTGACCCGGAGGAACAGCACGATCGCCTCAAAACGATCGCCGGAGTCGCGGAGTCGATGAGTTTGCTGGTGAGTCAGCTTTTGTTTTTGGCGCGGCACGAAGGACAACTTTCGCCGGAAATGCGGAAGCCCGTAGACCTCGTGCAGCTAACACAGCCGATGCTAGAAAACTACCGAGCGCAGATTCAGTCCAAACAGCAGACGCTTCACGCCGAATTACCAGAGTCGGTCTTAATTTTGGCTGAGCCGGATTTGCTGCGTCAGGCGATCGCGAATTTGCTGACCAATGCCCACCGCTACACGCCTCAAGGCGGCACGATCGAGGTGCAGCTGTCTTCTGGAAATCGTCGGGCAGTTCTGCAAGTGAAAGACAATGGCACTGGAATCGATGCCTCGGATTTGCCCCGCATTTTCGATCGCTTTTATCGGGCGGATCGGGTGCGATCGCGGCAGACGGGTGGGTTTGGTCTAGGACTGGCGATCGCGAAACAGGTGGTGGAGGCACACGACGGAGAAATTACGGTGGAAAGTACACCCGGTGAGGGTTCTACGTTTTCTATTACGCTGCCCCTGCTGCAAAATTTGCCTTGA
- a CDS encoding NirD/YgiW/YdeI family stress tolerance protein, which produces MKLGFTAAVSLIALLAGSVAVTASPLERRSAQSLTAQNSIAQNPNPQNPNPQNPSSLSIANLQRMNSVTIAGEVVQVRGEEFILRDGTGEMLVEAESPAIRQANLKAGDRVTIAGQYDDDSFEAFSITPANGTVIYVFDD; this is translated from the coding sequence ATGAAACTAGGATTTACCGCCGCTGTTTCCCTGATTGCGCTATTGGCTGGCTCTGTTGCGGTCACGGCTTCCCCGCTAGAGCGTCGATCGGCTCAAAGTTTAACGGCTCAAAATTCTATTGCTCAAAATCCCAATCCTCAAAATCCCAATCCTCAAAATCCCAGTTCCCTTTCGATCGCCAATTTGCAGCGCATGAACTCGGTGACGATCGCGGGAGAAGTGGTGCAGGTTCGCGGAGAGGAATTCATTCTGCGGGACGGGACGGGCGAAATGCTTGTGGAAGCAGAATCTCCGGCGATTCGTCAGGCAAACCTGAAGGCAGGCGATCGGGTGACGATCGCGGGGCAGTATGACGACGACAGCTTTGAGGCGTTTAGCATTACACCCGCCAATGGAACCGTCATTTACGTCTTTGACGATTAG
- a CDS encoding calcium-binding protein, with product MSTPIRNLRPGRQQTIEGRVVRLVDEDDFVLRDRTGRILVDLDLDDRLLPLQSGQRVRVVGRLDRDDFDFDALRVVRPNGTVIYDRFRSQPLSVQSSTLARSDRNSSAQQPIQSPTIPSLQTLTGTVERLVDEDDFVLRDASGRTLIDTDLDDRLLPLLAGEGVTVVGQFDRDDFDFDALRITRADGTVLYDRLGGFSPSNPQTGLNLKGSNRSDTLTGGTGNDELSGLGGADRLIGSDGNDVLVGGAGRDTLVGGTGSDRFVYQSLQQGGDRILDFSTAEDAIDLRPLFSRSGTSRPDALGAQFSAEFVRFSQSGANTLVQVDLDGSGDRFNFRTLATLNQTAAETLTAQNVLV from the coding sequence ATGAGTACGCCCATTCGCAACCTACGTCCCGGAAGGCAGCAAACGATCGAAGGTAGAGTCGTGCGCCTGGTGGACGAGGACGATTTTGTTTTGCGCGATCGCACTGGCAGAATCCTGGTAGATCTGGATTTAGACGATCGCCTGCTGCCCCTGCAATCCGGACAACGGGTGAGAGTAGTCGGACGGCTCGATCGCGATGACTTCGATTTTGATGCGCTGCGGGTCGTGCGTCCCAACGGCACAGTGATTTACGATCGGTTTCGTTCTCAGCCTCTCAGCGTTCAAAGCAGCACCCTCGCCCGAAGCGATCGCAATTCTTCAGCCCAGCAACCCATTCAATCCCCGACGATTCCCTCGCTGCAAACGCTCACTGGAACTGTAGAACGGCTGGTCGATGAGGATGATTTTGTTCTGCGCGATGCCAGCGGTCGAACTTTGATTGATACCGATCTGGACGATCGCCTGCTGCCCTTACTCGCAGGGGAAGGCGTGACAGTTGTGGGTCAATTTGACCGCGATGATTTTGATTTCGATGCGCTGCGAATTACCCGAGCCGATGGTACTGTCCTCTACGATCGTCTGGGAGGATTCAGCCCCTCTAACCCACAGACAGGTCTGAACCTGAAGGGCAGCAACCGCAGCGACACGCTAACAGGCGGCACAGGAAACGATGAGTTGTCTGGATTGGGCGGAGCCGATCGCCTGATCGGTTCGGACGGAAACGATGTCCTGGTTGGCGGTGCAGGGCGTGATACGCTCGTAGGAGGGACAGGCAGCGATCGGTTTGTGTATCAGTCTCTTCAGCAGGGAGGCGATCGAATTTTGGACTTCTCGACGGCTGAAGACGCGATCGATCTCCGTCCGCTATTTTCCCGCTCTGGCACTTCTCGCCCTGATGCATTAGGAGCGCAGTTTTCCGCAGAATTTGTCCGCTTCAGTCAGTCCGGTGCGAATACGCTAGTACAGGTGGATCTGGACGGCAGCGGCGATCGCTTCAACTTCAGGACTCTAGCAACGCTGAACCAAACAGCGGCAGAGACTTTGACGGCTCAAAACGTTCTGGTCTAA
- the mutY gene encoding A/G-specific adenine glycosylase, with protein MPISSFHPTHNDPNPVGQSIDLPDFRASNSASNSAPNQLHGFAEADIHDLRQSLLCWYGESGRDLPWRRTRDPYAIWISEIMLQQTQVKTVIPYYDRWLKHFPTIAHLAKADQQQVLKAWQGLGYYARARNLHRAAQVIVAEQGGEFPQDLESVVALPGIGQTTAGGILSAAFNQAVPILDGNVKRVLARLRLIEVPPSQAIKPLWQISAALLDPEQPRDFNQALMDLGATICTPKNPACLLCPWNTRCLAFQTNMQNELPVSEKRAPIPHKQIGVAVIWNDQGQILIDRRKPEGLLGGLWEFPGGKIEPDETVEDCIRREIQEELGIEITVGDRLITIDHAYTHFRVTLNVHHCQYVSGEPQPIECDEVRWVEVAELEQFPFPQANVQIIEAIKQHQRQDQR; from the coding sequence ATGCCCATCTCTTCTTTTCATCCCACTCATAACGATCCAAATCCGGTAGGTCAATCGATCGATCTGCCGGATTTTCGTGCGTCCAATTCTGCGTCCAATTCTGCCCCGAATCAGCTCCACGGATTTGCAGAGGCGGATATTCATGACCTGCGGCAAAGTCTGCTGTGCTGGTACGGCGAATCGGGACGGGATCTGCCCTGGCGACGCACCCGCGATCCTTATGCCATCTGGATCTCGGAGATTATGCTTCAGCAGACCCAGGTGAAGACGGTGATTCCCTACTACGATCGCTGGTTAAAGCATTTTCCGACGATCGCCCATCTCGCAAAGGCAGACCAGCAGCAGGTTTTAAAGGCATGGCAGGGGTTAGGCTATTACGCCCGTGCCCGGAATCTGCATCGTGCCGCCCAGGTGATTGTGGCGGAGCAGGGTGGCGAGTTTCCCCAGGATCTTGAATCCGTGGTGGCGTTGCCGGGAATTGGGCAAACGACAGCCGGGGGGATTTTGAGTGCGGCATTTAACCAGGCGGTGCCGATATTAGATGGTAATGTAAAGCGAGTGCTGGCACGGCTGCGGCTCATCGAAGTGCCGCCCAGTCAGGCAATCAAGCCGCTGTGGCAAATTTCCGCCGCTCTGCTTGACCCGGAACAGCCGCGCGATTTTAATCAGGCATTGATGGATCTGGGGGCAACGATCTGTACGCCCAAGAATCCCGCCTGCCTCCTCTGTCCCTGGAATACTCGCTGTCTCGCCTTTCAAACGAATATGCAAAACGAACTGCCCGTCTCCGAAAAGCGTGCCCCGATTCCCCATAAGCAAATTGGCGTTGCGGTCATCTGGAATGACCAGGGGCAAATCCTGATCGATCGCCGCAAACCGGAAGGTCTACTCGGCGGACTCTGGGAATTTCCGGGCGGCAAAATCGAACCCGACGAAACCGTCGAAGACTGCATCCGGCGCGAAATCCAGGAAGAACTGGGCATCGAAATTACCGTGGGCGATCGCCTGATTACGATCGATCATGCCTATACCCACTTCCGCGTCACGCTGAATGTGCATCACTGCCAGTATGTGAGCGGCGAACCCCAACCGATCGAATGTGATGAGGTGCGCTGGGTGGAAGTGGCTGAGTTAGAGCAGTTTCCGTTTCCGCAGGCGAACGTGCAAATTATTGAGGCGATTAAACAGCATCAGCGGCAAGATCAGCGTTAA
- a CDS encoding DUF760 domain-containing protein, whose protein sequence is MNDATRRISEFFEGGNTTNELWQYVQSLSPETVAQLSRPQSREVLQVMERNIIGLLGGLPSEQFDVTITTSREDLGRLLASAMMSGYFLHSAEQRMNIERSLQSTIMTEGESA, encoded by the coding sequence GTGAACGACGCAACAAGACGGATTTCTGAATTTTTTGAGGGCGGCAATACGACGAACGAGCTTTGGCAGTACGTCCAGTCCCTCAGCCCCGAAACAGTTGCTCAACTCTCTCGACCTCAATCGCGGGAAGTGCTGCAAGTGATGGAGCGCAATATCATCGGTCTTCTAGGCGGTCTGCCCTCCGAGCAGTTCGACGTCACGATCACGACCAGCCGTGAGGATCTGGGTCGGCTGCTAGCTTCCGCAATGATGAGCGGCTATTTCCTCCACAGCGCCGAGCAGCGCATGAACATTGAGCGATCGCTGCAAAGTACGATCATGACCGAAGGCGAATCCGCATAA
- a CDS encoding O-acetylhomoserine aminocarboxypropyltransferase/cysteine synthase family protein encodes MADQLHFETLQIHAGQEPAPGTNARAVPIYQTTSYVFDDADHGAKLFALQQFGNIYTRIMNPTTDVFEKRVAALEGGVAALATASGQAAQFLAISTIAEAGDNIVSTSYLYGGTYNQFKVALPRLGINVKFVDGDNPEDFRQAIDERTKALYVETIGNPQFNIPDFAALAHVAHEAGIPLIVDNTFGCGGYLCRPIEHGADIVTQSATKWIGGHGTSIGGVIVDSGKFNWGNGKFPMFSEPSPGYHGLNFQEVFGPEGSFGNIAFIIRARVEGLRDLGACLSPFNAFLLLQGLETLSLRVDRHTSNALALAQWLESHPQVEWVSYPGLASHPYHERAKKYLQHGFGGVLSFGIKGGLEAGRSFINSVKLASHLANVGDAKTLVIHPASTTHQQLSEEEQRSAGVNPGMVRVSAGLEHIDDIKADFEQAFGQVK; translated from the coding sequence ATGGCTGACCAACTTCACTTTGAAACCCTGCAAATCCACGCTGGACAGGAACCTGCACCCGGAACCAATGCGCGGGCGGTGCCGATTTACCAGACGACTTCCTATGTGTTTGACGATGCCGACCACGGGGCGAAGCTGTTTGCGCTTCAGCAGTTTGGCAACATCTACACCCGCATTATGAACCCCACCACGGACGTTTTTGAAAAGCGGGTGGCGGCTCTGGAAGGGGGTGTGGCGGCTCTGGCAACGGCAAGCGGTCAGGCAGCCCAATTTCTGGCAATTAGCACGATCGCCGAAGCAGGCGACAATATCGTTTCCACCAGCTATCTGTACGGCGGAACCTACAACCAGTTCAAGGTGGCTCTGCCGCGACTGGGCATCAACGTGAAGTTTGTCGATGGCGATAATCCCGAAGACTTCCGGCAGGCGATCGATGAGCGCACAAAGGCGCTGTATGTAGAGACGATCGGCAACCCGCAGTTCAATATTCCTGACTTTGCGGCACTGGCGCACGTTGCCCACGAAGCAGGAATTCCACTGATTGTGGACAATACCTTTGGCTGCGGTGGCTACCTCTGTCGCCCGATCGAGCATGGCGCGGATATTGTCACCCAGTCAGCAACCAAATGGATCGGCGGACACGGCACATCGATCGGCGGCGTCATTGTCGATTCCGGTAAGTTCAACTGGGGCAACGGCAAGTTTCCCATGTTCTCCGAGCCGTCCCCCGGCTACCACGGCTTAAACTTCCAGGAGGTCTTTGGTCCCGAAGGTTCGTTTGGCAATATCGCCTTTATCATTCGGGCAAGGGTCGAGGGACTGCGCGATCTGGGAGCTTGTTTGAGTCCGTTTAATGCCTTCCTGCTGCTGCAAGGTCTAGAAACCCTGTCCCTGCGGGTCGATCGCCATACGAGCAATGCGCTGGCTCTGGCACAGTGGCTCGAATCCCATCCGCAGGTGGAGTGGGTCAGCTATCCCGGTCTTGCCAGCCACCCCTACCACGAACGGGCGAAAAAGTATCTCCAGCATGGCTTCGGCGGTGTCCTAAGCTTCGGCATCAAAGGCGGACTGGAGGCAGGGCGATCGTTTATCAACAGCGTGAAGCTTGCCAGCCACCTCGCCAACGTGGGCGACGCAAAAACCCTGGTGATTCATCCGGCTTCCACCACTCACCAGCAATTGAGCGAGGAAGAACAGCGATCGGCTGGGGTCAATCCAGGGATGGTGCGGGTGTCAGCTGGCTTGGAGCATATTGATGACATCAAGGCGGACTTTGAGCAGGCGTTTGGACAGGTGAAGTAG
- the metX gene encoding homoserine O-acetyltransferase MetX, which yields MHYEQFISPQTQFHRFTDSFSLELGGVLLKGQIAYRTWGRLNRSRNNAVLVCHAFTGWADLEAWWQPLLGAGKALDPDRDFIICSNILGSCYGTTGPSSIDPQTGKPYGTNFPAINVRDMVRLQARLLDALGVESLQMAIGGSLGGMQVLEWAALYPERVKSIAVIAASGRHSAWCIGLSEAQRQAIYADPLWQNGNYDPAHPPAQGLAVARMIAMHTYRSWQSFNDRFGRTPQSNPQATSQPKIHQPQQNQFSIASYLNYQGDKLVERFDANTYVALSQAMDRHDLTRSPQSYEAVLKGIQQPSLVVAIDSDILYPPIEQEELAHLIPNAELAWLYSPHGHDAFLIEMDELNNLVVQFRQRAVRTRLNGHYSEPNHPPNPPIISFRS from the coding sequence ATGCACTACGAACAGTTCATTTCACCCCAGACCCAGTTTCATCGCTTCACCGATTCCTTTTCGCTGGAATTGGGCGGCGTTTTGCTGAAGGGACAGATTGCCTACCGCACCTGGGGACGGCTCAACCGATCGCGGAATAATGCGGTGCTGGTGTGCCATGCCTTTACGGGCTGGGCGGATTTGGAAGCCTGGTGGCAGCCGCTCTTAGGCGCAGGTAAAGCACTCGATCCCGATCGCGATTTCATTATCTGCTCAAATATCCTGGGAAGCTGCTACGGCACGACCGGACCCAGCTCGATCGATCCGCAAACGGGTAAACCTTACGGGACAAACTTTCCGGCGATTAACGTGCGGGATATGGTGCGTTTGCAGGCGCGATTGCTGGATGCGCTGGGCGTAGAGTCTCTGCAAATGGCGATCGGCGGGTCGCTGGGCGGAATGCAGGTGCTGGAGTGGGCGGCGCTGTATCCAGAACGGGTAAAGTCGATCGCGGTCATCGCGGCTTCGGGCAGACATTCCGCCTGGTGTATTGGCTTAAGCGAGGCACAGCGTCAGGCAATCTACGCCGATCCCCTCTGGCAAAACGGCAACTACGATCCGGCTCATCCGCCCGCCCAGGGTCTTGCCGTCGCCCGCATGATCGCCATGCACACCTATCGAAGCTGGCAAAGCTTTAACGATCGCTTCGGACGTACCCCCCAATCGAATCCTCAAGCAACTTCCCAACCAAAGATTCATCAACCGCAGCAAAACCAGTTTTCGATCGCCAGCTATCTGAACTATCAGGGCGATAAATTAGTCGAGCGGTTTGATGCCAATACCTACGTTGCCCTTTCTCAGGCAATGGATCGGCATGATCTGACGCGATCGCCCCAGAGCTATGAAGCAGTTCTGAAGGGAATTCAGCAGCCCAGCTTAGTTGTAGCGATCGATTCCGATATTCTGTATCCGCCGATCGAGCAGGAGGAGTTAGCCCATTTAATCCCCAATGCGGAACTGGCGTGGCTCTACTCTCCCCACGGGCACGATGCCTTTCTGATCGAGATGGACGAACTCAATAATTTAGTTGTTCAGTTTCGCCAGAGGGCTGTCAGAACTCGTTTGAATGGACATTACTCCGAGCCGAACCACCCCCCCAACCCCCCAATTATTTCTTTCCGCTCTTGA
- the dapF gene encoding diaminopimelate epimerase: MSSQSVPFQFAKYHGLGNDFILVDNRQQSEPCITPEQAVKWCDRHFGIGADGVIFALPGQGDTDYTMRIFNSDGSEPEMCGNGIRCLARFIADLEGRAANDTVAYKIHTLAGTIVPKLGADGRVTVDMGLPRLLAKEIPTTLAGAEEKVMQRSLEVAGQTWAVTCVSMGNPHCITFVDDVAAIPLEAIGPQFEHHPVFPQRTNTEFIEVVRSDYLKMRVWERGAGITLACGTGACASLVAGVLNEKCDRRATVELPGGCLEIEWSAADDRLYMTGPAELVFRGKTELV; the protein is encoded by the coding sequence ATGTCCTCTCAGTCTGTGCCCTTTCAATTTGCAAAGTACCACGGTTTAGGCAATGACTTTATTCTGGTGGACAATCGCCAGCAAAGCGAACCCTGTATTACTCCCGAACAGGCAGTCAAGTGGTGCGATCGGCATTTTGGCATTGGCGCAGATGGCGTAATTTTTGCGCTGCCGGGGCAGGGAGACACGGATTACACCATGCGAATCTTCAACTCCGATGGCTCCGAACCTGAAATGTGCGGCAACGGAATTCGCTGTCTGGCTCGCTTTATTGCCGATCTAGAAGGACGCGCCGCCAACGATACAGTCGCCTATAAAATTCATACCCTTGCCGGAACGATCGTACCCAAGCTGGGGGCAGACGGACGAGTCACAGTGGACATGGGACTGCCGCGCCTGCTGGCAAAAGAAATTCCGACGACCTTAGCCGGAGCAGAGGAGAAGGTAATGCAGCGATCGCTGGAAGTCGCGGGGCAAACCTGGGCAGTCACCTGCGTCAGCATGGGCAATCCGCACTGTATTACCTTTGTTGACGATGTGGCAGCGATTCCCCTGGAGGCGATCGGACCGCAGTTTGAGCATCATCCGGTGTTTCCGCAGCGCACCAATACAGAATTCATTGAAGTCGTGCGATCGGACTATCTGAAGATGCGCGTCTGGGAACGGGGAGCCGGAATTACCCTCGCCTGCGGAACGGGAGCCTGTGCCTCGCTGGTGGCAGGAGTTTTGAACGAGAAATGCGATCGCCGGGCAACGGTGGAACTGCCGGGAGGCTGTCTGGAAATTGAGTGGTCTGCCGCAGACGATCGGCTGTATATGACGGGTCCAGCGGAACTGGTGTTTAGAGGGAAAACGGAATTGGTCTAG
- a CDS encoding Hfq-related RNA-binding protein — protein sequence MTAELPTGLPSVRQIQSLIRETNEVEIMISTKDLLVGKIRWQDTDCICLVDHYDQPTIIWKQAIVYLKPKS from the coding sequence ATGACTGCTGAATTGCCTACTGGACTGCCGAGTGTCCGCCAGATTCAAAGCCTGATCCGCGAAACGAACGAAGTTGAGATTATGATCAGCACCAAAGATCTGCTTGTTGGCAAGATCCGCTGGCAGGATACGGACTGCATTTGTCTGGTCGATCATTATGATCAGCCCACGATTATCTGGAAGCAGGCGATCGTTTACTTGAAACCGAAGTCGTAG
- a CDS encoding response regulator: MHSRPVSSSRHSGGNDVYHILVVDDFLDNLWLLKIVLETEGYQVSTARDGELALSLIQASPPDLVLLDVLMPGISGYEVTRQIRQCSTLKYLPVILFTGCTDKRDREEALESGANDFISKPIDVAELLRKVRILCG; this comes from the coding sequence GAAACGACGTCTACCACATTCTGGTTGTCGATGACTTCTTAGATAATCTTTGGCTGCTAAAAATAGTCCTGGAAACAGAGGGATACCAGGTTAGCACTGCCCGCGATGGAGAACTTGCTCTATCTCTCATTCAAGCATCCCCGCCCGATCTGGTGTTATTAGACGTTCTGATGCCAGGAATAAGCGGTTATGAGGTGACACGCCAAATTCGTCAATGCTCGACGCTAAAATATCTGCCCGTCATCCTGTTTACGGGCTGTACAGATAAACGCGATCGGGAGGAAGCTCTGGAGTCAGGCGCAAATGATTTCATTAGCAAGCCGATTGACGTTGCGGAACTCCTGCGTAAGGTGCGAATACTCTGCGGCTAA